The following are from one region of the Nicotiana tomentosiformis chromosome 7, ASM39032v3, whole genome shotgun sequence genome:
- the LOC138895981 gene encoding uncharacterized protein, producing the protein MATSSLVTEVKERQHEDHVLVQYRDIAPQKEKTPFEITGAMKMTTYSVDDYARLYIKDIIRLHDVSKSIISDRSAQFTANFLRSFQKGLGTQMAPYKALYRRKCRSPIGWFEVGETKLVGLKLVQRVVVKIKLIRERLLETHSRQKSYADNRRQDFEFQVDDWVFLMVSPMKGVMRFGKKGKLIPRYIGPYKIIHRVCQVAYELDLPSNMESVHPVFHVSMLRKGIEDPSRVIPINDVQVTEQLSYEKAPIAILDRQVGSGIITEETLPNIL; encoded by the exons atggcaacatcctctttagtaactgaagtgaaggaacgccagcaTGAGGATCATGTGCTAGTTCAATATAGAGATATAGCCCCccaaaaggagaagacaccatttgagattacaggagcgatgaaaat gactacgtattcagtagacgattatgcaaggctttacattaaggataTAATACGACTTCATGATGTCTCTaaatctattatctcggatagaagtgctcagtttacagctaatttcttgaggtccttccaaaaaggattggggactcaa atggctccatacaaagctctttacagacggaagtgtaggtcacctataggatggttcgaggttggggaaactaagttagtaggactaaAGTTGGTACAACGGGTAGTTgtgaagattaagcttatacgagAAAGGCTATTAGAAACTCatagtcgtcagaagtcctatgcagataaccGACGACAAGACTTTGAGTTTCAGGtggatgactgggtattcctaatggtatcaccgatgaaaggggttatgagattcggtaagaaaggaaagcttatccctcggtacattggaccctATAAGATCATACACAGAGTatgccaggtagcatatgagttagacttgccttccaacatggagtcagtacatccagtctttcatgtgtctatgctacgTAAGGGTATCGAAGATCCTTCTAGAGTCATTCCAATTaatgatgttcaggtcacagagcaactatcatatgagaaagctcccattgctatattagatagacag GTTGGTAGTGGTATCATTACAGAGGAGACTTTGCCAAATATTCTATAA
- the LOC138895980 gene encoding uncharacterized mitochondrial protein AtMg00860-like: MVRFQFPGESVLEWKDAEHADHLRTMFGVLQERRLYAKFSKCEFWLNSVAFLGHIISDEGIRVDTQKIAAVKTWPRATTTMEVRSFLGLAGYYRRFVEGFSSLSAPLTKLTQKETKF, encoded by the exons atggttcggttccagtttccaggggagtcagttctagagtggaaag atgctgagcatgcagatcatttgcgtactatGTTTGGagttctacaagaaaggaggttgtacgcaaaattctctaaatgtgaattctggttaaattctgtagctttccttggacaTATTATTTCAGATGAGGGTATCCGTGTTGACACACAGAAGATTGcggcagtgaagacttggcctagagcCACGACAACaatggaggttcgtagcttcctgggtttggcaggttattacaggagatttgtagagggtttttcttctctttcggcaccattgacaaagttgactcaaaaGGAAACTAAGTTTTAG